From the genome of Mixophyes fleayi isolate aMixFle1 chromosome 2, aMixFle1.hap1, whole genome shotgun sequence, one region includes:
- the PRDM15 gene encoding PR domain zinc finger protein 15 isoform X4, whose product MTSKKIKIVRPPAAYTSVTCQDNSDIIHVETCEWVCKVCNTTFIEPNLLTEHLLSHLEQAKGISPTEACEPPYVEGDAVGGVTEQPVVCSATAGNLVLKKKQKRGRKSKTIKPNIPLVIVEDDSPPAHHPILYSPVFSSDRVAEIITEIPPDDVPLPHDSDDKFMELMLGKLPAANTNLTPISKFSFHQGNSSMKRGMLLSGARHSMRRKFVRQLGDHKRVFQCNICTKVFRNSSNLSRHVRSHGDKLFKCEECSKLFSRKESLKQHVSYKHSRNEVEADYRYRCATCEKTFRVEGFLEFHNCRTDDKSFQCEMCYRFFSTNSNLSKHKKKHGEKKFACEICNKLFYRRDVMLEHHRRHLEGVRRVKRESIQQATDNSIKYKKEPSACPVCGKMFSCRSNMNKHLLTHGDKKYTCEICGRKFFRVDVLRDHIHIHFKDIALMNDQQREEFIGKIGISSEDNDDNSDGSADSEPHKYSCKRCQISFARGKEYLKHIMDVHAENGYDCSICHRRFALKATYHAHMVIHRENLPDPEVQKYIHPCEVCGRIFNSIGNLERHKLIHSGVKSHGCEQCGKSFARKDMLKEHMRVHDNIREYLCAECGKGMKTKHALRHHMKLHKGIKEYECVECHRKFAQKVNMLKHYKRHTGIKDFMCELCGKTFSEKNTMETHKLVHTEVGKQWTCSVCDKKYVTEYMLQKHVQLTHDKVEAQSCHLCGTKVSTRASMSRHLRRKHPEVLSVMIEDLSDLQEQTVIDVTSIGIIQPVLDAEEDDEVQHSKPLRLDGVEQDKDGEVEEVVHEDSEFAHYSSKEVEFTSGTGEDGSAVETLQQVVVTISDGNVPAPSCTVGLTNITVTPITTTAGAQFASLQPVAVGHLTAPDRQLQLDSSILTVTFDAVSGSAVLHNRPAELAITSAQEATGSHPVAHFINLTTFVNSIAPLGGQIATEGPLTWRAVPVGETPPPTEEDPPSEQTEQEPPSSPAHAGQTVETDSQEQMYSY is encoded by the exons ATGacctcaaaaaaaattaaaattgtccGTCCCCCGGCAGCATACACTTCAG TAACCTGCCAGGACAACAGTGACATCATCCACGTGGAAACCTGCGAGTGGGTGTGTAAAGTGTGTAACACGACCTTCATAGAACCCAATCTGCTGACAG AACATTTGTTAAGTCACCTGGAACAAGCCAAAGGGATTTCCCCCACTGAAGCCTGTGAGCCGCCATACGTGGAGGGCGACGCCGTGGGTGGGGTCACTGAGCAGCCCGTGGTCTGCAGCGCCACCGCTGGTAATCTGGTGCTGAAGAAGAAGCAGAAGAGGGGGCGCAAGTCAAAAACCATAAAGCCGAATATCCCCTTGGTGATAGTGGAAGATGACAGCCCACCAG CCCACCATCCAATCCTCTACAGTCCAGTCTTCTCCTCGGATCGCGTGGCTGAAATTATCACCGAAATCCCTCCCGATGACGTTCCGCTGCCTCACGACTCCGACGACAAGTTCATGGAGTTGATGTTGGGAAAACTTCCTGCTGCCAACACTAATCTGACGCCTATCTCTAA GTTCTCTTTTCACCAGGGGAACAGCTCCATGAAGAGGGGCATGCTCCTTTCCGGTGCCCGGCACAGTATGAGAAGGAAATTTGTGCGCCAGCTTGGTGACCACAAGCGCGTCTTTCAGTGCAACATTTGTACCAAGGTTTTCCGAAACAGCAGCAACCTGAGCCGCCACGTCCGTTCCCACG GTGACAAGCTCTTTAAATGTGAGGAATGTTCTAAACTCTTCAGCCGTAAAGAGAGCCTGAAGCAGCACGTCTCCTACAAGCACAGCAGGAACGAG GTTGAAGCAGATTACAGATACCGCTGTGCTACGTGTGAAAAGACCTTCAGGGTGGAGGGATTCCTGGAGTTTCACAACTGCAGAACAG ATGACAAGTCCTTCCAGTGTGAAATGTGCTACAGGTTCTTCTCCACCAACAGCAACCTCTCCAAGCACAAGAAGAAACACGGAGAGAAGAAATTTGCCTGTGAGATCTGTAATAAGCTGTTCTACAGGAGGGACGTCATGCTGGAACACCACCGGAGACATCTGGAAG GAGTGAGAAGAGTAAAACGGGAGTCCATCCAGCAGGCAACAGATAACTCCATCAAGTACAAGAAGGAGCCCTCCGCCTGTCCTGTCTGTGGGAAA ATGTTCTCCTGCCGGAGCAATATGAACAAGCACCTCCTCACACACGGAGACAAGAAGTACACCTGCGAAATCTGTGGCCGCAAATTCTTTAGGGTGGACGTTCTCCGAGATCACATCCACATCCATTTCAAG GACATTGCCTTGATGAACGACCAGCAGCGGGAAGAGTTCATAGGGAAGATCGGCATCTCTTCTGAGGACAACGACGACAACTCGGATGGGAGCGCGGACTCTGAGCCCCACAAGTACAGCTGTAAGAGGTGCCAG ATCTCGTTTGCCCGGGGGAAGGAGTACCTGAAGCACATTATGGACGTTCACGCTGAGAATGGCTACGATTGCAGCATCTGTCACCGCCGCTTCGCGCTCAAGGCAACCTACCATGCGCACATGGTAATCCACCGCGAGAATCTGCCCGATCCAGAGGTGCAGAA GTACATTCACCCGTGTGAAGTTTGTGGCAGGATTTTCAACAGCATAGGAAACCTGGAGAGACATAAACTCATACACTCAG GAGTGAAGAGCCACGGTTGTGAACAGTGCGGCAAATCATTTGCCCGGAAGGACATGCTAAAAGAACATATGAGAGTTCACGACAACATCCGAGAATATTTATGTGCAGAGTGCGGGAAAG GAATGAAGACGAAACACGCCCTGCGCCATCATATGAAGCTGCACAAAGGCATCAAAGAGTATGAGTGTGTAGAGTGTCACCGGAAGTTCGCCCAGAAGGTCAATATGCTGAAGCACTACAAGAGGCACACAG GTATCAAGGACTTCATGTGCGAGCTGTGTGGGAAAACTTTCAGCGAAAAGAACACAATGGAGACCCATAAACTGGTTCACACTG AAGTGGGGAAGCAATGGACCTGCTCGGTGTGCGATAAGAAGTACGTCACGGAATACATGCTCCAGAAACACGTCCAGCTCACGCACGACAAGGTGGAGGCACAGAGCTGCCACCTCTGTGGAACAAAGGTCTCCACACGAGCCTCCATGAGCCGACACTTGAGGCGAAAGCACCCTGAG GTTCTTTCTGTGATGATAGAAGATTTGAGTGATCTACAAGAACAGACGGTCATTGACGTAACATCAATAGGAATCATCCAG CCGGTGTTGGATGCGGAGGAGGACGACGAGGTACAGCACAGTAAACCGCTGCGACTGGACGGCGTGGAGCAGGACAAGGACGGGGAGGTGGAGGAAGTGGTCCACGAGGATTCAGAGTTTGCACATTATAGCAGCAAAGAGGTGGAATTCACAAGCGGCACTGGAGAAGACGGCTCTGCGGTGGAGACCCTGCAGCAG GTTGTGGTGACGATTAGTGACGGTAATGTACCTGCCCCATCATGTACTGTGGGACTGACCAATATAACTGTTACGCCTATCACTACCACAGCGGGAGCTCAATTCGCCAGCTTGCAGCCGGTGGCCGTGGGTCACTTGACTGCTCCCGACCGCCAGCTCCAGCTCGATAGCTCCATTCTGACTGTGACCTTCGATGCGGTTAGCGGCAGTGCCGTACTTCACAACCGGCCAGCGGAGCTGGCCATAACCTCCGCGCAGGAGGCCACCGGGTCTCACCCCGTGGCGCACTTCATCAACCTCACCACATTTGTGAATTCCATAGCACCCCTGGGAGGGCAGATCGCCACCGAAGGACCCCTGACGTGGAGAGCGGTACCGGTCGGTGAAACTCCGCCTCCTACAGAGGAAGACCCTCCCTCGGAACAGACTGAGCAGGAACCTCCGTCTTCTCCAGCACACGCTGGGCAAACCGTGGAAACAGACTCACAGGAACAGATGTACAGTTACTAA